A region of the Phaseolus vulgaris cultivar G19833 chromosome 11, P. vulgaris v2.0, whole genome shotgun sequence genome:
AAACATTTCAATATGGATATAGTGGTACAGTGTAGATTCCGTGAGAAGATGTCGGCAAGGCCCTCATACTTGAATTATTGATTTTGACTTCGAGAAGATAAATTGAACAGTTTAGATTAACTTGTTCCGAACGCCATAAAGTAAAACAGATCCATGACAGAATGGTCATTCTTTACAAAAAGAAAGTCTGAACAGTGTTTCTAAATGTCATCACAAAACAAATCATGTCCAAATAATGCTtacaatttaataatatatattatatatactgAAATTAAATATGCTCTATAATTCAGATATAGGACAGGAATTAGAACTTGTATATGAACTTTTTGCCCGAGTTGGACAGGTAATGCGAATCAAACTTCATACCATAATAATTAAGGAAAACTTTCTGTAAATATGAGAAAATGAGTGCAGTGAAACAGCAGCGAAATATATAACGAACCAACCATCCAGCTGCAGGACCTCCTTCCCAGGCTATTGTTTTATGTCGGAATTTGAGTTGCCATTACCATTCTGGTGGTGCTGCTGCTGCTGTTGAAGATGAATGTTTTGTTGGGATGCAGTGGGAGGCTGCTGCTGCTGGAACATCAGAGGGTTGACAGAATGTTGAGGAATCAAACAGCTAGAACCATGTGAATCCCCACTAAGTTCAGCTGTAGCAATCTTTAGTCTTTGAACCTCGGCAGTAAGAGCCTCATTTAGAGCTATTAAAAGAAAACACAGGGTAAAGAATCAATCAGAAGGAGTCATGGATGATTCTACTAGTCTCCAAAACAAAGCATACACAATGAAGATATGTCACTTTGAAAACCAGTCATTCTTGCAAGAAATTTACATAACAAGCTTCTATGAAAAGGAATGCAGAAGCATATTCTTATTCAGCTTGATAAGTTCATATCCGGCAGATCCTATAATGGGATTGCTTCAATATTACTCATGTTAACTGCAACAAATATGTTGTGTAAACAGAACGTAATTGACTTGGTTATGGCTCACACAGCATTTCTCAACTCTCCCCGAGAAATTTGGACATAAATAACTGAGTAGGTATCTTACACTATAATTCCTACATGCCATTCCTATAATTCCATTTACTTTGGAAGTGCTTCAACCGAGTTGCTCACGAGATAAACTTCTACATAGAAAGGCCTTAATACGATGAATATAAAGCATTTCGGTTTCAATGGGCCTACTATTGTTAGCAAAATGCTTTGATGATACATTTACAATAAAGGGAGCATTATTAGCATTGAATCCGAGCCATAAAGTTTCAGTGATTTGAGAAATATTAATAAATGGATCTGTAATAAACTAATTATTATCCCAAAAAAGTTAGTTGATGAAGGCtaatgaatgatttttatatacGAAACACGACCTTGCCCAGGAATCCCCTTCAACGAGAGTGACAAGAATGAAACTCCTAACCGCTAGATAATAAAGTTATGGTATCATATCAAGAACCAACTCGCCAAAGAGTATAAACTGTTAGGTGAAAAGACATGATAGATTATTATTTCTGAAAGGTTCctaacattttataaaaatattactaacaATAAACCAGCTAACAAAATGAGATCATGTAAAGGCCCGGTTTCGTGCATAACATTTACTGCAACAAAATAGAATTGAGTAGCTAACGTAAGCCAAAATCCCAAGTTAGATTGAGAATAAAATTTACCCCCACAACTTGAAGGACCAACATGAACGACTTTTCTACACTACTGTCTATACTTAAAAGCTTCTCAGCTTGCAAGTATCATAAAAGTAAACAATGGCAATTTTATCGTCAATTGCAATGTTGTTTCCACTTTACAAGCCATCTGCTGAATCCTTTCACCCGTACTCTTGCACTCTTTCACAAAAAGTATTCATCATGCACGTTGACatgaaatataatataaaatgtgaAGACTAGATCAGCCAAGACTATAAATGAAAAAGTAACTACTGATACCTAGCACATatcaataaaacaaaaattttgaaaaactacGAATGAAAGGGAAGTAATACCATCTCGGAGCTTTGCTTGTTGTTCCATGGATTGAAGGCGAAATTTCAACTCGCTATTCTGATTAGTGAGTCCAGCAGAATCTCTCTGCGTTCATATAATTGGAGGAATTCAATAAAATTAGAAAGCAAAGCCATGGCCACAGTCTAATCATTAAATTACCAACACAAACATGTTAGGCTCCCACCTGTAACAGAGTAAGCTGTGCAGATAGTGTGGTGGCTTCCGTCTGTAGTGTCTGAACCTTATGCTCTAGCTCAGATATGTACCTCATCTTCCGCTCTTTGGATCGTGCAGCCGATTGCCGGTTAGCCAAAATCCTGAAAATCACCCCAAAACCTAATCAATCAGTCAACTGGTAACATGAACTATATATGTTAATAAGTTTACGAGCTATAAGATAGAATGTTTAATGGTTCAACATCATCACCTTTTTGCACGCTTTGGATCGGTCAAGGCAATCTCAGCAAGTTTTTCATTGGCCATAATTTTCTTCAATTCAGGCCCACTAAACTCCCCATTTCCAAACTCCAAGCTGAAGGCCGATGAATTGCCATCAACTCCACCGGCAGGCGAAATCAAACCAGTTCTCGGCCCCGGCGACGGTGGCAGCTTCGGCGACTCATCACCGAAGTTCAACTTCGAAATGAAACTATCCATGGAGACACTCCTATAGTGCCTGGTGGTGGGTGCAATCTCCCCACCCGCACTCCTCTTCATCCCTTCCCTCTTCTCACTCCCTCCCTGCCTCACCGCACCATCCCCACTCTCATTAACACTACTCTCAGCTTCATTATCACTACTGTCACCACCATTAGTCTTGGTCCCACTCGCTCTACTATCCAAATCATCGCGATTTTCAGTCCCGTTTTTATCATCGGTTCCAGAAGAGTTCAACGCATCAAAGCTATCTAAATTCATGTAAGCAGAGAAAAGATCATCCACAACTTCCCCTTCCGGGGATTTCTTCTCCCCGGATCCCTCTACATTGCTGTGGTCAACACCCCTGTCCCACGGTGTTTCTCTTTTGACCAATTGAGCAGGTTTCGCCAAAACGGGGTTTTCTCTGCCCCGGAGTGGAATAAGCGGTGGCGAAGATTGCAAAACGGTGGAAAACCCAAATGGAATATCACTGTTAGAGCGTCTATGCGCTTTGCGAGGGGGTAAAGGCAAATTGCTGTTGGTTGAGGTGTTGAGTGTTCTGGCGAAAGGTGAGGGTGGCAAGAGGGAGTGAGAAGTGACGTCACGATCCTCCATGGACACGTCAGCAGCTTCCGAGACAGATGTAGAGGAGGAGTCGCGGAAGGGGGAAGGGCTGAGGGGAGGGAGGGAGTCGAGGGAGAAAAAGGAAGGCTGCGAGAGTGATCGCGTGTGGGTGGGTGTAGGGGAAATGTTGTGCGACCCCATTTGCTGCTGACGCGTCACCGGGATCTGAGAGTAGGGCGAAATGGGCGGGATCTGGTGCGGGTGCGAAGGTGGTATACCCGCGCGCTTGTTACTGTTCCCACCGTCGAACTGATGCTGATGCTGATGCTGATGCCTGGCGCGCATTTGCGAGGGATTGAACTGCGGGATGCTGAGTTGCTCCATGTTCAACGGCTGTTTCAGAAACGAAGAACAGTGAAGCCTCTGCATCATGTCATTGGTGGCCTCTTCATTTTCACCCATTCTCCTTCACCTTCAAATTCCACTTCCAATCAAAATCTGCAACCGCACACCacaataacaacaatcatcatCACAATTGAGGTAACTGAGATTGAGCGAGTTACCAAATTATTATCATCGTCATCGCTATTCATTACCTTGCCACTGTTCATCTAGAGATTGGAACAGAGAATGGTGCAGAGGCCAGTTGAATTGAATTGATTAATAATACCACCGTCGGTCTTGGAAGTGTTAACTTTGTCTGACGGAAATGCCGAAGGAGCAGGCGCTTATCTCTCCAAGattcactctctctctctctctctctctctgtctctCGAACAAGACCAACAAcgagaacaaaaaaaaagttttctgcgtctctctctctctatctctttCTGCTTTCTCTCTCTACATCCACGACGATGACTACTACACGGATTTCATGACTCCTACGcgtgaatttaatttaataagaaTTTCATTTCACCCCAATTTGCATTTCGCCCGCATTTCAATTTCATTCCGACCTCATTTGTTTTCTCCTACACCAGGTTTTTCTTCCCCTTGTCTCCGCAGCTTATTTAGCCACTCTTTACCCAATCCACAatgtctttttttctttttctttttccatttttttttcttctaaaaatctGTTTAAAGATATAAAACCTATGAAGTGgggacacttctcttaaatggcgtgtATAATACTCATATCGAACACCGACATTCgtatgacacttgtaggacacgtatatgtgaagtgtctaattcaaaaagtattcGTTGAATTTCTGACCATTCTAATatgattctaacacaattttaaaaaataaaaatacattaattttttaaaaactcaaacttattctaaaaattattattattataaaaataagaaacaaatcattttcaataaatgatgaaaaacatttttttctccaaaaaataatctagaatatatttatgtatataaatttttattgtcaatttatataatttataattatataatatatagatccatATCACATGTcctatattttagatattatacgtATCTCCGTGTCCGTGTGTAGTACCATTATGTCCGTGTCCGTGTGTAGTACCAGTATGTGCTACATACCCTAAAACTTATTTCCTTTtcattaaattattcaaaataaatcGTTACGAGATATTTGCCTAAATTCACGTTTAACTTAATGAAACCGCGCAGGGTAGTGTTTGTTCATTAAATTAtcccttttatttaaaaagatactttatttctttttcgGGAAAAAAATGTAATCCCACCACTCTTCCTTCATTGGGGGCTTTAATTTGCAATTTTAAGATGAGATTTTGATATTtgaaaactgtggtatatatctTCCACGTAAATCAACAAAAGTATCTAATTTGACATGGACGGGGCATAAAGATTTGTTCAGATTCTCATTCCTATGATTCTGTCTGATCTTAACAAAAATACTCTTTGAGTTTACATAACTAGTTGGGATATAAATATATGATGGTCACCAAGGACgacaaaaacaacaaaacaaagtGTGTGGACACTGAAAAAAGATGAAAATTCCATGGGGAAATTTTGGTATCAATTTAAATCATGGTGCAGGGTTTTCTACCCTGTCCCATATCAATGGCACAAGATTGTTAAATAGTAAGATATAAAATAGACATTGAAAAAAGAGATAGTTGTGGATCATGGAGTGTTTAGCAGCCCATTATTACAGAGCTCATCTCAAGGTTCCATAACATCGTCATTGCCCTAGCTGAATCGGGATGGTTGGATTTCTTGAACGGTGGATGAGTCTTACAGATCGAGGTTATGTccagaaatttatttttttattttttttgggaTTTTATGGAGTACTTTTTATTCACTTAGTTTCATTTTATAAAAGGGTCCAAGTATTTTATGATCAAATATATTATCAAATTCAAGATTTTAAAggaatttaaattctaaaattttatgaaagtaattaaattgtttaaaattatagaattttaaatttatggtaaaagaaagtaaatttttgaattttttatttttaaatttgtatattctttcctattattattttttttctctttaacttGCCTTTTGGTGGAAAGTTGTGGATTATACTAAATCATAATATTATTGCAATGactatttctttttaatttaggttgattataattttgttgtttaaattgataaatattttattttaaatgttactATTGTTTTTATTGTTGACTAATGTTATTTTTTCTCGATAATAGGTAGAATTTTTCTGATAAATGTCAAGGAGATTATACTTTGACGAATGCCAACTATAATTTgtcatgataatttttttttatgtttgtaaTGATTTTTTCCCATGTTTGCAGTGATTCTTTTATCATAAACACCgatgttattatttttcaatagtttgttaaaaaaaatgttgactatgaaaacttaaaatatatattaattatgatttttttttatcaatgtcAATTGGAAAATCTTTTCTTTTACATTGATCGAAAAGTTTGAATAAAAACACTAACCATCaacttaataaaaataactttagaTGATGTTAACAtgttaaaagtaaaatttaaacatctttaaattttttattaactattAAAAACAATCAAGTATAAAATGTTATAAGGTTTCTCTTTTGAGATGATGgtttagtttaaataaaaaaaaaataacaaattaggTAAGATACAAGTATTTTGTCTTATATATGAAATAACATTGTATAATTCTTTATGTCTGATAAGGTATCTATATGCTGAAATCATACATACATGGACTAAGTTAACCACATATTACTTAAATATCTATATGTTTATTCTATGTTGCGGagaatttatgttgttttttatgtgaaaaaaatatttttaaaaacaaacacaaatctcATTAAATGATCTATTGCAAAAACAGTTAAGTTGTTTTCTTCAATAACTTATTGATATTGAAACTAAGTGCATTTATCTCTAACTCAACTAGCTTGAAGCACTGTGTTTCCTTAAGTTAAATGTTAGTTCTGAAAgacatactatttttttttcaaagataaaGAGAATGAGACACAAAGTGAGactatattattagtatttaattatataataattatgtttaaatatatatacattttataaCCAATTATATCATGTCTTTCGCATAATTAATCTTCCACGTAATTAATTATGCGGTAAAAATATTTActcatttataataatattttacttaatctaaataacttaaaaatttaatattatttctctctcttttttttttcttttctctctttcacCTTTCATCATTTTCTACATAAACatcaaattttcaataaataatgaTTGATATATTATCTTATTAAACTCGTGGTTACAATATTAATGTAGtttatgaagataaaaaaatgaatttcaaGCCTTTATCACTAACCTCTTAACCAGGAAAGTTCTTATACATTCAAAAAATCGCATATAATAACTTAATAATAGAAgtcaataatatttaacaaaaaagaTTTCTTAATCAGTTGAGATgtcataaaaatgtaatttataaaaaggtcatatatatatatacacttaaTGTgtcttataataataaaattaggatgaaattgtcaaactgaaaaaaaatctaaatctcAAAAATGATGATTTACCCTTAATAATTACATTTTAGTGGAATTATAGTATCCATAAAGGTTGAATAAAGAATCATTGCGTTTCATTTGAATCTAAATGTTAAGTTCTTTATAGGATTTCATGCTAATCAGACCAGATCTATGATTAAttaagaatgaatcttacctTATACTTATACTTATAGATCAGTTAtatgataataaattaaatttaaacataatttttaatttaatattatatattattctaaAAAGAGTTTATTAAACTTGTTATATCACCTACTATAAGatacaaatatataatttcacatACTATATTCATTGTTTTAGAAATCTCACTAACAACTAGACATAATAATACTTAAATTTACTTTCTTACTTTATAATAGGCTCCATGCATTTGCATCTTGATTTAATGAGAAGGAAGAGAAAGATAACATGTGAGAAAAACAAAACCAGACGGCAAAGTAATGACCATAACCAAAGTAATGACCATAACCGTAGAATTTTGTAGATGTGTGGAATAAGAGAATAAAATTTGATGATTTGAAGCTTTGAAGAATGGACAATGAAGGacaaagaagaaagatgatAGGTTGATAAGTGTAGAGTATAATTTAAACCATGGCAATGATGAAACCAATCGTCTGCACCAAATCCTTCTTAATCATTAACCTTTATGGTGCCTTTTGGTAAGTGACCAAGATTCATTCCATAGACCACCAAAATCATTTCAATCTGCAAACATCAAAGATCATATTCCtaactttgtttttttctttcttccaaGCTCACCAATCCACATCTATGGTGAACCCTTTCTATCACACTACTGTGTTTCCCCGTACTATGTACGGAtcgtataaatatatttaaagtaatGTGAAAGTTTATATAGTATTTACAAATGTATTTATAGAAATACGTGAGTAATACATAAATTGCTATATCATGTTAATGAACTCACTTTTTAATTAGATTCcgcttaaataaatataaaattagaaaaaattgaAACTCTTGTTACAAGTTTTGTAAATAGGCTTTTGAAcgattatataaaataaattgttagaattaataaATTTACAATAATGAGTAAGTAGTAAtttatatgtataatttttgttCTCGTAAAAAATGATTGAGAGAACACCTATCGGCTTAACTATTGACTTTTTTTGTTTCAGTCGGTATTATTTTCTTTTGCTCATTCTCTTTTAAGTCTTTAAGTTCGGTTGGACTCTATTTCCTTCCTTCATTTTCGTTCGCTACTTTCAGTCAAACTTTGCTTTTTTCCTTCACTCTCATTACTATATTCGGTCAAGCTCTGCTTCCTTCCTTCACTCTCGGTCAGGACATCTGCAAAAGGTGTTTTAACGCTCAAGTAGGTGTTCGTTATTCGGTGCAATAAATGCGTAATAATATTATACATTTTTCTTTGAAGTTGTGTTTATTTATATGAATGTGATAAACCTCGTTAGTATTGGACCAAAATTAGTACATGAATCGTGATTCGGAGAATTGATCAAATTCTCCGTACAACTTAGTTTTATTAATCATCTATTTATCTTAATGCATTTTAAATTGACATCGGATACTAAGACATCTAGGACTCATTTGGTCCAAATCGttacaactttaaaaaaattgtatttaacaAACACCACTATAAGTTACAAAgaaattaataatagaaatcatgtatataaaatacaaattcaatgcaaaaattaaacaaataaatgaaagagTAAAGACTTTGGTTCTTTAATATTACCATTGAAAAAAGTTATTGGTTAAAAAGAGATTGAATAACATTTGTTACTAAAgcataaattgtttttaaagaaaattatggtaaaatgtttaattaataaataagtcCGAGAATTCATGataattaacaattttttaaatattttaataataaaatattaaaat
Encoded here:
- the LOC137810444 gene encoding bZIP transcription factor 29-like isoform X2, producing the protein MGENEEATNDMMQRLHCSSFLKQPLNMEQLSIPQFNPSQMRARHQHQHQHQFDGGNSNKRAGIPPSHPHQIPPISPYSQIPVTRQQQMGSHNISPTPTHTRSLSQPSFFSLDSLPPLSPSPFRDSSSTSVSEAADVSMEDRDVTSHSLLPPSPFARTLNTSTNSNLPLPPRKAHRRSNSDIPFGFSTVLQSSPPLIPLRGRENPVLAKPAQLVKRETPWDRGVDHSNVEGSGEKKSPEGEVVDDLFSAYMNLDSFDALNSSGTDDKNGTENRDDLDSRASGTKTNGGDSSDNEAESSVNESGDGAVRQGGSEKREGMKRSAGGEIAPTTRHYRSVSMDSFISKLNFGDESPKLPPSPGPRTGLISPAGGVDGNSSAFSLEFGNGEFSGPELKKIMANEKLAEIALTDPKRAKRILANRQSAARSKERKMRYISELEHKVQTLQTEATTLSAQLTLLQRDSAGLTNQNSELKFRLQSMEQQAKLRDECKSTGERIQQMACKVETTLQLTIKLPLFTFMILAS
- the LOC137810444 gene encoding bZIP transcription factor 29-like isoform X1, whose protein sequence is MGENEEATNDMMQRLHCSSFLKQPLNMEQLSIPQFNPSQMRARHQHQHQHQFDGGNSNKRAGIPPSHPHQIPPISPYSQIPVTRQQQMGSHNISPTPTHTRSLSQPSFFSLDSLPPLSPSPFRDSSSTSVSEAADVSMEDRDVTSHSLLPPSPFARTLNTSTNSNLPLPPRKAHRRSNSDIPFGFSTVLQSSPPLIPLRGRENPVLAKPAQLVKRETPWDRGVDHSNVEGSGEKKSPEGEVVDDLFSAYMNLDSFDALNSSGTDDKNGTENRDDLDSRASGTKTNGGDSSDNEAESSVNESGDGAVRQGGSEKREGMKRSAGGEIAPTTRHYRSVSMDSFISKLNFGDESPKLPPSPGPRTGLISPAGGVDGNSSAFSLEFGNGEFSGPELKKIMANEKLAEIALTDPKRAKRILANRQSAARSKERKMRYISELEHKVQTLQTEATTLSAQLTLLQRDSAGLTNQNSELKFRLQSMEQQAKLRDALNEALTAEVQRLKIATAELSGDSHGSSCLIPQHSVNPLMFQQQQPPTASQQNIHLQQQQQHHQNGNGNSNSDIKQ